The following proteins come from a genomic window of Lemur catta isolate mLemCat1 chromosome 4, mLemCat1.pri, whole genome shotgun sequence:
- the IL37 gene encoding interleukin-37 isoform X3: MSLLEENSEVKMDSEDRGKDEPWCCSEETFFVLASHLSSSHEGSPILLAVSKGELCLCCKKDKGKSKPSLQLKKKKLTKLATQKEKARRPFIFYRAKVGSRYTLESAAHPGWFVYTSCNSGEPVEVTNRCGEGKFIEFSFHQVSKSEMSPSEVSIRNAPLDAFCFPNVKQSPEDIKPAQ; this comes from the exons ATGTCCTTGTTGGAGGAGAACTCAGAAGTGAAAATGGACTCTGAAGACCGGGGAAAAGATGAACCCTGGTGCTGCTCAGAAG AGACCTTCTTTGTATTAGCCTCACATTTGAGCTCAAGCCATGAAGGAAGTCCAATTCTCTTGGCAGTCTCTAAAGGAGAGCTTTGTCTCTGCTGCaaaaaggacaaaggaaaaaGCAAGCCATCCCTTCAGCTGAAG AAGAAGAAACTGACCAAACTTGCTACCCAGAAGGAAAAAGCACGTCGGCCCTTCATCTTTTATAGGGCTAAGGTGGGCTCCCGGTACACACTAGAGTCAGCTGCCCACCCTGGTTGGTTCGTCTACACTTCCTGCAATTCTGGTGAACCTGTTGAAGTGACAAATAGATGTGGAGAAGGGAAATTCATTGAGTTTTCATTTCACCAAGTTTCCAAAAGTGAAATGAGCCCTAGTGAAGTCAGTATTAGGAATGCCCCATTGGATGCCTTCTGTTTTCCCAATGTGAAGCAATCGCCTGAGGACATAAAACCTGCTCAATGA
- the IL37 gene encoding interleukin-37 isoform X2, with product MSLLEENSEVKMDSEDRGKDEPWCCSEGPTGSTLEPGLSDPSVNSAHSKTFFVLASHLSSSHEGSPILLAVSKGELCLCCKKDKGKSKPSLQLKKKKLTKLATQKEKARRPFIFYRAKVGSRYTLESAAHPGWFVYTSCNSGEPVEVTNRCGEGKFIEFSFHQVSKSEMSPSEVSIRNAPLDAFCFPNVKQSPEDIKPAQ from the exons ATGTCCTTGTTGGAGGAGAACTCAGAAGTGAAAATGGACTCTGAAGACCGGGGAAAAGATGAACCCTGGTGCTGCTCAGAAG GCCCGACCGGAAGCACCCTGGAGCCAGGCCTGAGTGACCCCTCCGTGAATTCTGCCCACTCGA AGACCTTCTTTGTATTAGCCTCACATTTGAGCTCAAGCCATGAAGGAAGTCCAATTCTCTTGGCAGTCTCTAAAGGAGAGCTTTGTCTCTGCTGCaaaaaggacaaaggaaaaaGCAAGCCATCCCTTCAGCTGAAG AAGAAGAAACTGACCAAACTTGCTACCCAGAAGGAAAAAGCACGTCGGCCCTTCATCTTTTATAGGGCTAAGGTGGGCTCCCGGTACACACTAGAGTCAGCTGCCCACCCTGGTTGGTTCGTCTACACTTCCTGCAATTCTGGTGAACCTGTTGAAGTGACAAATAGATGTGGAGAAGGGAAATTCATTGAGTTTTCATTTCACCAAGTTTCCAAAAGTGAAATGAGCCCTAGTGAAGTCAGTATTAGGAATGCCCCATTGGATGCCTTCTGTTTTCCCAATGTGAAGCAATCGCCTGAGGACATAAAACCTGCTCAATGA
- the IL37 gene encoding interleukin-37 isoform X1 translates to MSLLEENSEVKMDSEDRGKDEPWCCSEGAKLNARAPEKFSIHDQDHKVLVLYRETLMAVPNKTNIVPETFFVLASHLSSSHEGSPILLAVSKGELCLCCKKDKGKSKPSLQLKKKKLTKLATQKEKARRPFIFYRAKVGSRYTLESAAHPGWFVYTSCNSGEPVEVTNRCGEGKFIEFSFHQVSKSEMSPSEVSIRNAPLDAFCFPNVKQSPEDIKPAQ, encoded by the exons ATGTCCTTGTTGGAGGAGAACTCAGAAGTGAAAATGGACTCTGAAGACCGGGGAAAAGATGAACCCTGGTGCTGCTCAGAAG GTGCAAAACTGAATGCCAGAGCGCCAGAGAAATTCAGCATTCATGACCAGGATCACAAAGTGTTGGTCCTGTACCGTGAGACCCTCATGGCAGTTCCAAATAAAACGAACATAGTTCCAG AGACCTTCTTTGTATTAGCCTCACATTTGAGCTCAAGCCATGAAGGAAGTCCAATTCTCTTGGCAGTCTCTAAAGGAGAGCTTTGTCTCTGCTGCaaaaaggacaaaggaaaaaGCAAGCCATCCCTTCAGCTGAAG AAGAAGAAACTGACCAAACTTGCTACCCAGAAGGAAAAAGCACGTCGGCCCTTCATCTTTTATAGGGCTAAGGTGGGCTCCCGGTACACACTAGAGTCAGCTGCCCACCCTGGTTGGTTCGTCTACACTTCCTGCAATTCTGGTGAACCTGTTGAAGTGACAAATAGATGTGGAGAAGGGAAATTCATTGAGTTTTCATTTCACCAAGTTTCCAAAAGTGAAATGAGCCCTAGTGAAGTCAGTATTAGGAATGCCCCATTGGATGCCTTCTGTTTTCCCAATGTGAAGCAATCGCCTGAGGACATAAAACCTGCTCAATGA